From one Triticum aestivum cultivar Chinese Spring chromosome 4B, IWGSC CS RefSeq v2.1, whole genome shotgun sequence genomic stretch:
- the LOC123093986 gene encoding putative casein kinase II subunit beta-4 isoform X2, which produces MDRKRINDALDRHLRAATERSSPSTSRGAKPKPPPAAAPKPKEQLDSDSSEGGSVGGSSEADDTFWINWFCAMRGNEFFAEVDDDYIQDDFNLCGLSAQVPYYDHALDLILDLEPVQGDVFADDQNELIVASAEMLYGLIHARYILTTKGLAAMVSIFLLPWFVRCGNSYCRHAGEVQELRLWKVPPRVLLWSALSSNGPVRYP; this is translated from the exons ATGGACCGCAAGCGCATCAACGACGCGCTCGACAGGCACCTGCGGGCGGCCACGGAGCGGTCGTCGCCCTCCACCTCCCGCGGCGCCAAGCCcaagccgccccccgccgccgcccccaaacCCAAAG AGCAGCTGGATTCGGACAGCAGCGAGGGGGGCAGCGTCGGCGGGTCCTCGGAGGCGGACGACACCTTCTGGATCAACTGGTTCTGCGCCATGAGGGGCAACGAGTTCTTCGCCGAGGTGGATGATGACTACATCCAGGACGACTTCAACCTCTGCGGCCTCAGCGCCCAGGTCCCCTACTACGACCACGCCCTTGATCTCATCCTCGACCTCGAGCCCGTCCAGG GGGATGTGTTTGCCGATGACCAGAATGAGCTGATAGTGGCGTCCGCGGAGATGCTTTACGGGTTGATCCACGCCCGGTACATCTTGACCACCAAGGGCTTGGCTGCCATGGTAAGCATCTTTCTGCTTCCATGGTTTGTTCGATGCGGGAACTCCTATTGCCGGCATG CTGGAGAAGTTCAAGAACTGCGACTTTGGAAGGTGCCCCCGCGTGTCCTGCTCTGGTCAGCCCTGTCTTCCAATGGGCCAGTCCGATATCCCTAG
- the LOC123093986 gene encoding putative casein kinase II subunit beta-4 isoform X1, translating to MDRKRINDALDRHLRAATERSSPSTSRGAKPKPPPAAAPKPKEQLDSDSSEGGSVGGSSEADDTFWINWFCAMRGNEFFAEVDDDYIQDDFNLCGLSAQVPYYDHALDLILDLEPVQGDVFADDQNELIVASAEMLYGLIHARYILTTKGLAAMLEKFKNCDFGRCPRVSCSGQPCLPMGQSDIPRSSTVKIYCPKCEDLYYPRSKHQANTDGAYFGTTFPHIFMMTHSQLKPQKPAQQYVPRIFGFKVHKKT from the exons ATGGACCGCAAGCGCATCAACGACGCGCTCGACAGGCACCTGCGGGCGGCCACGGAGCGGTCGTCGCCCTCCACCTCCCGCGGCGCCAAGCCcaagccgccccccgccgccgcccccaaacCCAAAG AGCAGCTGGATTCGGACAGCAGCGAGGGGGGCAGCGTCGGCGGGTCCTCGGAGGCGGACGACACCTTCTGGATCAACTGGTTCTGCGCCATGAGGGGCAACGAGTTCTTCGCCGAGGTGGATGATGACTACATCCAGGACGACTTCAACCTCTGCGGCCTCAGCGCCCAGGTCCCCTACTACGACCACGCCCTTGATCTCATCCTCGACCTCGAGCCCGTCCAGG GGGATGTGTTTGCCGATGACCAGAATGAGCTGATAGTGGCGTCCGCGGAGATGCTTTACGGGTTGATCCACGCCCGGTACATCTTGACCACCAAGGGCTTGGCTGCCATG CTGGAGAAGTTCAAGAACTGCGACTTTGGAAGGTGCCCCCGCGTGTCCTGCTCTGGTCAGCCCTGTCTTCCAATGGGCCAGTCCGATATCCCTAGGTCCAGTACCGTCAAGATATATTGTCCCAAATGCGAAGATCTCTACTACCCAAGATCCAAGCACCAAGCCA ATACAGACGGCGCATACTTTGGGACGACGTTTCCTCATATTTTCATGATGACCCACTCACAATTGAAGCCACAGAAGCCAGCGCAGCAATACGTTCCCCGGATATTCGGCTTCAAAGTCCACAAGAAAACATGA